A window of Lentibacillus sp. Marseille-P4043 contains these coding sequences:
- the nusB gene encoding transcription antitermination factor NusB: protein MKRHTARENAFQILFQLDLNEFDPVKAATEHLETDHVDAFLNNLVQGVANYQTTIDNTISDHLEKWSMERIATVEKTILRIATYEIRYLEDIPTNVSINEAVELANKYGDEKSGKFVNGVLSKIVA from the coding sequence ATGAAACGTCATACAGCGAGAGAAAATGCCTTCCAAATTCTATTTCAATTGGATTTGAACGAGTTTGATCCAGTAAAAGCAGCAACAGAACATTTAGAAACCGACCATGTCGATGCATTTTTAAATAACCTTGTACAAGGAGTTGCCAATTACCAGACAACGATCGACAACACGATTTCAGATCATTTAGAAAAGTGGTCCATGGAACGTATCGCTACAGTGGAAAAAACAATTTTACGAATTGCTACATATGAAATACGTTATTTGGAAGATATTCCAACGAATGTTTCCATCAACGAAGCTGTTGAATTAGCAAATAAATATGGAGATGAAAAATCCGGTAAATTTGTTAATGGGGTTTTATCAAAAATCGTAGCCTAA
- the folD gene encoding bifunctional methylenetetrahydrofolate dehydrogenase/methenyltetrahydrofolate cyclohydrolase FolD — translation MSAEVINGKELAAELKLAMKEEVSELKEKGLTPHLTVVLVGDDPASKSYVNGKKKASKETGISSDIIELPTSTTETELLQLIDKLNHDQAIHGILVQLPLPEHIKEQSVIEAIDPQKDVDGFHPINIGRMMAGKDTFLPCTPFGIITMLKSRDIQIEGRHAVIIGRSNIVGKPVGQLLLNENATVTYCHSRTKGLQSFTKNADILIVAVGKANAIHAEDIKEDAVVIDVGINRVEDGTLTGDVDFEQAKEKASYITPVPRGVGPMTITMLLKNTIKAAKGLEN, via the coding sequence ATGTCTGCAGAAGTAATTAACGGAAAAGAATTAGCAGCCGAACTTAAACTAGCTATGAAAGAAGAAGTGTCTGAGTTAAAAGAAAAGGGACTCACCCCGCATTTAACGGTGGTTTTAGTTGGTGATGACCCAGCATCAAAATCATATGTGAATGGGAAGAAAAAAGCTTCAAAAGAAACAGGTATATCGTCAGACATCATTGAATTGCCTACTTCAACAACAGAAACCGAACTGCTGCAATTAATTGATAAACTAAATCATGATCAAGCGATCCATGGTATTTTGGTGCAGCTTCCTTTACCAGAACATATCAAGGAACAGTCCGTAATTGAAGCAATCGATCCCCAAAAAGATGTTGATGGTTTTCATCCAATTAATATTGGCAGAATGATGGCAGGTAAGGATACATTTTTGCCATGCACACCATTTGGCATTATCACGATGTTAAAATCAAGAGACATTCAAATCGAGGGGCGTCATGCAGTGATCATCGGCCGAAGCAATATCGTTGGCAAACCAGTTGGCCAATTATTGTTGAATGAAAATGCGACGGTTACCTATTGTCATTCCAGAACAAAGGGTTTGCAAAGCTTTACGAAAAATGCTGATATTTTGATTGTTGCTGTTGGAAAAGCAAATGCAATTCATGCTGAGGACATTAAAGAAGACGCAGTTGTTATAGATGTTGGTATAAATCGTGTAGAAGATGGAACATTGACAGGGGATGTTGATTTTGAACAGGCTAAGGAAAAGGCTTCCTATATAACGCCGGTTCCAAGAGGTGTAGGACCAATGACAATTACCATGCTCTTAAAAAATACGATTAAAGCGGCAAAAGGGTTAGAAAATTGA
- the xseA gene encoding exodeoxyribonuclease VII large subunit, with translation MNDKYLTVTALTKYIKRKFDTDPHLKNIWLKGEISNFKHHSRGHMYLTIKDENTRIQAVMFAGNNRRLKFNPENGMNVLIRGEIGVFEPYGQYQLYIQQMEPDGIGSLYLAFEQLKEKLHKQGFFDETIKKKIPTYPKHIGVITSPTGAAVRDIITTIKRRYPIVTTTVIPVLVQGQNAAASIKRAIEFANEKADFDVLIVGRGGGSIEELWSFNEEMVAHAIFHSKIPVISAVGHETDITISDFIADLRAPTPTGAAELAVPSQIELKEKVSGLTRSLTKALTTTMNNSQLQLKRMKDSYAFRYPEQLVIQKEQELDKQVERLEKAFNQFIQSKNDSLKNIEKRFINQHPQSRVNQLEKELNQFEKQNTYFMKQIIDKKSVQFTTTIDKLALLNPLETMKRGYAIPYSHNGEIINSTEKVGKHDTITVRLSDGTLACEVLEIKEETNGNT, from the coding sequence TTGAACGATAAATATTTAACGGTTACTGCACTGACAAAGTACATTAAGCGTAAATTTGACACGGATCCACATCTGAAAAATATTTGGCTAAAAGGTGAAATATCAAACTTTAAACACCATAGCCGTGGCCATATGTATCTGACAATTAAGGATGAGAATACCCGGATACAAGCAGTCATGTTTGCAGGTAACAACAGACGGCTGAAATTTAATCCGGAGAATGGCATGAATGTATTGATAAGGGGCGAAATTGGCGTTTTTGAACCATACGGCCAATACCAATTGTATATTCAGCAAATGGAGCCAGACGGAATTGGCTCATTGTATTTAGCTTTTGAACAATTAAAAGAGAAATTACATAAACAAGGCTTTTTTGATGAGACAATCAAAAAGAAAATACCAACGTACCCTAAACATATTGGTGTCATTACTTCGCCAACTGGGGCTGCTGTTCGCGATATTATTACAACGATTAAGCGACGGTACCCAATTGTTACTACTACTGTCATTCCAGTATTAGTACAAGGCCAAAATGCTGCTGCTTCGATCAAACGAGCAATTGAATTTGCGAATGAAAAAGCGGATTTTGATGTGTTAATTGTTGGTCGTGGTGGGGGTTCAATTGAGGAATTGTGGAGCTTCAATGAAGAAATGGTTGCACACGCTATTTTCCATTCAAAGATCCCCGTTATTTCTGCAGTTGGTCATGAAACAGATATAACTATTAGTGATTTTATTGCGGATTTGCGAGCACCTACACCAACAGGGGCGGCGGAATTGGCTGTACCTTCACAGATTGAATTGAAAGAAAAAGTTTCCGGACTGACCCGTTCCTTAACAAAAGCCTTAACGACAACGATGAATAATTCGCAGCTTCAGTTAAAGCGGATGAAAGACTCTTACGCCTTCCGTTATCCGGAACAACTTGTTATTCAAAAGGAACAGGAACTGGACAAGCAAGTAGAACGACTAGAAAAAGCATTTAACCAATTTATCCAATCAAAAAATGACTCTCTGAAAAATATTGAAAAACGGTTTATCAATCAACATCCACAGAGTCGGGTTAATCAATTGGAAAAGGAATTGAACCAATTCGAGAAGCAAAATACGTATTTTATGAAACAAATTATCGATAAGAAATCGGTTCAGTTTACAACAACGATTGACAAATTAGCTCTATTGAACCCATTGGAAACGATGAAACGTGGTTATGCGATCCCTTATTCTCATAATGGCGAAATTATAAATTCTACCGAAAAAGTAGGGAAGCATGACACGATCACTGTTCGATTATCAGACGGGACATTAGCGTGTGAAGTGTTAGAAATAAAGGAGGAGACCAATGGAAACACATGA
- a CDS encoding exodeoxyribonuclease VII small subunit, whose protein sequence is METHEETSFEEAMLELEKIVERLEEGDVPLEKAISYYQEGMKLSKLCNDKLKQVQAKMTQIMNEQGETKPFEIQGEE, encoded by the coding sequence ATGGAAACACATGAAGAGACTTCCTTCGAGGAGGCAATGCTGGAGTTGGAAAAAATCGTCGAACGGCTTGAAGAGGGCGATGTACCTTTGGAAAAAGCTATTTCGTACTATCAGGAAGGTATGAAACTATCCAAACTATGCAATGATAAATTAAAACAAGTACAAGCAAAAATGACACAAATAATGAACGAACAGGGTGAAACAAAGCCCTTTGAAATCCAGGGGGAAGAATAA
- a CDS encoding polyprenyl synthetase family protein: MQQQLENYIDVNKKLIYDELVQHLDKMPIPNQLKESMLYSTEAGGKRLRPILLIASFESYSDDKKFVLSTAAALEMIHTYSLIHDDLPAMDNDDYRRGKPTNHRIFDEATAILAGDALLTYSFEIISNDPLLTDQQKVVLLKMLAQASGPKGMVAGQILDMEAENHAVSLEQLEEIHARKTGELIKFAITAGAYIGGASTEQLEYLGEFADYLGLIFQVQDDILDVTGDPEKLGKPVGSDEGNHKSTYPKLLGIEGAIKKKEQYVEKAKTALQQAMADDSYLMGLTDYFSKRDS, encoded by the coding sequence GTGCAACAACAGCTTGAGAATTATATCGATGTCAATAAAAAACTAATCTATGATGAACTAGTTCAACATCTTGATAAAATGCCAATCCCCAACCAACTGAAAGAGTCTATGTTATATTCCACGGAGGCAGGTGGAAAACGGCTTAGGCCAATTCTTTTAATCGCAAGTTTTGAATCCTATAGCGATGATAAAAAGTTTGTACTATCTACGGCAGCGGCACTAGAAATGATTCACACGTATTCGCTCATTCATGATGATTTACCTGCAATGGACAATGACGATTACCGTAGGGGAAAACCAACAAACCATCGTATTTTTGATGAAGCAACTGCCATCTTGGCTGGTGATGCTTTATTAACGTATAGTTTTGAAATTATTTCGAATGATCCCTTGCTAACGGATCAACAAAAGGTTGTTCTTCTTAAGATGTTAGCTCAAGCTAGCGGACCCAAAGGGATGGTTGCCGGACAGATTTTAGACATGGAGGCGGAGAACCATGCCGTTTCACTAGAACAATTAGAAGAAATTCATGCACGTAAGACGGGAGAATTAATTAAGTTTGCTATTACAGCTGGTGCTTATATCGGTGGTGCCTCAACAGAGCAATTAGAGTATCTGGGTGAGTTTGCCGATTATTTAGGCTTAATTTTTCAAGTTCAAGATGATATATTAGACGTGACTGGGGATCCAGAGAAATTAGGAAAACCAGTTGGAAGTGATGAAGGTAATCATAAAAGCACTTATCCGAAATTACTAGGGATAGAAGGTGCTATCAAGAAAAAAGAACAATATGTAGAAAAGGCAAAAACAGCCTTGCAACAAGCAATGGCTGATGATTCCTATCTAATGGGATTAACAGACTATTTTAGTAAGCGGGATAGCTAA
- a CDS encoding TlyA family RNA methyltransferase → MAKVRLDVLLVEKKLIETREKAKRVIMAGLVFSEQQRLDKPGMKVDETIPLTVKGKLIPYVGRGGLKLEKALNHFSISVKNKIMVDVGSSTGGFTDCALQNGATLSYAIDVGYNQLAWKLRSDERVIVMERTNFRYVTPEMLQKGIPDFATIDVSFISLKLILPVLKQLLAENSDVIALIKPQFEAGRDQVGKKGIVRDKKVHLAVLSRIISYALSEGYQLFDVTYSPITGGDGNIEFLAHFGWKHEKVGITVTDDELSQVVDEAHRNFTEVNKP, encoded by the coding sequence ATGGCTAAAGTTAGGTTAGATGTTTTATTAGTAGAAAAGAAATTAATCGAAACGAGAGAAAAAGCTAAACGTGTCATCATGGCTGGTTTGGTCTTTTCCGAGCAACAACGTCTAGATAAACCTGGGATGAAGGTGGACGAGACGATTCCATTAACTGTAAAAGGGAAATTGATCCCCTATGTTGGTCGTGGTGGATTAAAACTGGAAAAAGCACTGAACCATTTTTCTATTTCAGTGAAGAATAAAATAATGGTCGATGTTGGATCTTCTACAGGGGGTTTTACCGATTGTGCCTTACAAAATGGTGCAACATTAAGCTATGCCATTGATGTTGGATATAATCAATTGGCTTGGAAGCTGAGAAGTGATGAACGAGTCATCGTGATGGAGAGAACGAATTTCCGTTATGTGACACCTGAAATGCTGCAAAAAGGGATACCTGATTTTGCTACTATTGATGTATCATTTATCTCCCTAAAACTCATTTTGCCGGTTTTAAAACAGTTATTAGCGGAAAATAGTGATGTTATCGCATTGATTAAACCACAGTTTGAGGCGGGGCGTGACCAAGTTGGGAAAAAAGGAATTGTCCGTGATAAAAAAGTACATCTTGCCGTGTTATCACGCATTATTTCGTATGCCTTATCTGAAGGATATCAATTGTTTGATGTGACCTATTCTCCAATTACGGGTGGCGATGGGAATATAGAATTTCTAGCGCATTTTGGCTGGAAACATGAAAAAGTAGGAATTACTGTAACAGATGACGAATTAAGTCAAGTAGTAGATGAAGCACATCGCAATTTTACCGAGGTAAATAAACCGTAG
- the ahrC gene encoding transcriptional regulator AhrC/ArgR: MSKIQRHIKIRELITENDIETQDELVDELKNLGFNVTQATVSRDIKELHLVKVPTGTGVYKYSLPADQRFNPLDKLKRLIMDAFVKIDHASHFIILKTLPGNAHAIGVLIDNLDWEEIMGTICGDDTCLIICRTETESETIKNRFLSML; this comes from the coding sequence ATGAGTAAGATTCAACGTCACATAAAAATACGGGAATTAATTACAGAAAATGATATCGAGACGCAAGATGAATTAGTCGATGAGTTAAAAAATTTGGGGTTCAATGTAACGCAAGCAACTGTTTCTCGTGACATCAAAGAACTTCATCTTGTGAAGGTCCCAACTGGTACAGGTGTATATAAATATAGCCTTCCAGCTGATCAACGATTCAATCCCTTAGATAAATTAAAGCGCTTAATTATGGATGCTTTTGTTAAAATTGATCATGCAAGTCATTTTATCATCTTAAAAACACTTCCGGGAAATGCACATGCCATTGGTGTCTTGATTGATAATCTGGATTGGGAAGAAATAATGGGCACGATATGTGGTGATGATACATGCCTGATTATTTGCCGGACGGAAACAGAATCAGAAACCATTAAAAATCGGTTTTTAAGTATGTTATAA
- the recN gene encoding DNA repair protein RecN: MLTELSIHDFAIIDKLSITFNDGLTVLTGETGAGKSIIIDAIQLLAGGRGSVEFVRHGTKKAEIEGLFSIDYKNHPIYKAGQQYGIDIQDEMVVLHRTITANGKSICRVNGKLVTLAILKEFGKTLIDVHSQHETQALLDPINHIDLLDLYDQKAIIKSKDEYSRLFDKLQTLKKRYNKLSENEQEIAHRQDLLEFQMNELEQAGLSPNEDKELEEERDKLANFERIYKGVQDAYNALYGDQKGIEWLSIASQALQDNRSYDNFIAEKAEELSNHYYIIEELTFELRNYSETLQYDPQRLNEIEARLTEINRLKKKYGATVNDIIDYMGRIEEELEQLTNKDSHLSKLAEQIKETEQDTYLEAKQLHDIREKAAKSLTKAIHRELKGLYLEKATFSIAFESKKETDPTTKESVIKLHKNGFDYVYFLISTNPGEPLKELNKVASGGELSRIMLALKKIFAKHQGVTSVIFDEVDTGVSGRVAQAIGEKIYHISTESQVLCITHLPQVAAMADTHKLIEKLEKSNRTSTTISELTSKQTIEELSRMITGTKLTDTAKEHAKEMLALAASYKENKADNFTEKARK; this comes from the coding sequence GTGCTTACTGAATTATCCATTCATGATTTTGCAATTATAGATAAATTATCGATAACCTTTAATGACGGACTCACAGTATTGACTGGAGAAACAGGTGCGGGGAAATCCATCATCATTGATGCAATTCAATTGTTAGCTGGTGGTCGTGGTTCCGTTGAATTTGTTCGACATGGTACAAAGAAAGCAGAAATTGAAGGGCTATTTAGTATTGATTATAAAAACCATCCGATTTATAAAGCTGGGCAGCAATATGGAATTGATATTCAAGATGAAATGGTTGTCTTACATCGAACCATAACGGCAAATGGGAAAAGCATTTGTCGGGTAAATGGAAAATTGGTCACGCTAGCGATTCTAAAAGAGTTTGGTAAAACCCTTATTGATGTTCACAGTCAACATGAAACACAGGCTTTGCTGGACCCAATCAATCATATTGACTTGCTTGATTTATATGATCAGAAGGCAATTATAAAATCCAAAGATGAATACTCACGTCTGTTTGACAAACTTCAGACACTTAAGAAACGTTATAATAAATTAAGTGAAAATGAACAGGAAATAGCGCATCGTCAGGATTTATTGGAATTTCAGATGAATGAACTTGAGCAAGCGGGACTTTCACCGAACGAAGATAAGGAACTGGAAGAAGAACGAGATAAGTTGGCGAATTTTGAACGCATTTATAAAGGTGTTCAGGACGCATACAATGCATTATACGGCGATCAAAAGGGTATCGAGTGGTTGAGTATAGCAAGCCAAGCATTACAGGACAATCGTTCATATGACAACTTTATTGCTGAAAAAGCAGAAGAACTGTCTAATCATTATTACATCATTGAAGAATTAACATTTGAATTGCGGAATTATAGTGAAACATTACAATATGATCCCCAGCGGTTAAATGAAATTGAAGCGAGACTAACTGAAATTAATCGGTTAAAGAAAAAATATGGAGCAACCGTTAATGATATTATCGATTACATGGGAAGAATTGAGGAAGAATTAGAGCAACTGACAAATAAGGATTCCCATTTATCAAAACTTGCCGAGCAGATAAAAGAGACGGAACAAGATACTTATTTAGAGGCGAAACAACTACATGATATCCGCGAAAAAGCTGCTAAATCATTAACAAAGGCCATTCATCGAGAACTAAAGGGACTATATTTAGAAAAAGCAACATTTTCCATTGCATTTGAATCAAAAAAGGAGACTGATCCAACCACGAAAGAGTCTGTCATTAAATTACATAAAAATGGTTTTGATTATGTTTACTTTCTCATTTCCACAAATCCGGGAGAGCCTTTAAAAGAGTTGAATAAAGTAGCATCTGGTGGGGAATTATCAAGAATCATGCTTGCTCTTAAGAAGATTTTTGCAAAACACCAAGGTGTGACGAGTGTTATTTTTGATGAAGTTGACACAGGTGTAAGTGGCAGGGTTGCTCAGGCGATAGGAGAGAAGATTTACCATATTTCCACAGAATCGCAGGTTTTATGTATTACTCATTTACCACAGGTTGCGGCTATGGCAGATACACACAAATTAATCGAGAAACTGGAAAAGAGTAACCGTACATCAACAACCATTTCTGAATTGACCAGTAAGCAAACAATTGAAGAATTAAGTCGCATGATCACTGGAACGAAATTAACTGATACCGCAAAAGAACATGCAAAAGAAATGCTTGCATTAGCTGCATCCTATAAAGAAAATAAAGCGGATAATTTTACTGAAAAAGCCAGAAAATAG
- the spoIVB gene encoding SpoIVB peptidase, with product MKNTNKIRILVGVLLLITLLAVPFFTPVKQYLSIPNDIVTFDNQSPIEVPALGDNVKIDSTDENMQAIDSSVFYTKEPGNSQLVYDVAGLPIKKVDVSVLDDIKVVPGGQSIGVQLHTLGVLVVGHHLVKGEAGSMSPGEKADIKVGDVILKINGEPIKEMADVKPYVEKAGENHDPLNVTIKRGKETIETTLDPVKDEKANEYRIGLYIRDSAAGIGTMTFYEPKSKKYGALGHVISDMDTQKPVEIHNGSIVGSNVTSIEKGNNGTPGEKQAEFSAKDDKLGSITKNSPFGIFGKLNEPITNDEYDKPMPIALSHQVKEGPAKILTVIDGEEVEEFDVEIVSSVPQKYPATKGMIIQITDKELLEKTGGIVQGMSGSPIIQDGKVVGAVTHVFVNDPTSGYGVHIEWMLQEAGINIYKSKEEKAS from the coding sequence TTGAAAAACACAAACAAAATTCGCATATTGGTTGGTGTACTGCTGCTTATAACTTTATTAGCGGTTCCGTTTTTTACACCTGTAAAGCAATACCTTTCCATACCCAATGATATTGTAACCTTTGATAACCAATCTCCAATAGAGGTTCCAGCATTAGGTGATAACGTTAAAATTGATTCAACTGATGAAAATATGCAAGCAATAGACTCCTCTGTATTTTATACAAAAGAACCTGGAAATAGTCAGTTAGTTTATGACGTAGCAGGGCTTCCAATTAAAAAAGTTGATGTCTCGGTTCTAGATGACATTAAAGTAGTACCCGGCGGACAATCCATTGGGGTACAGCTTCACACATTAGGTGTCCTCGTTGTCGGCCATCATCTTGTAAAAGGCGAAGCTGGTTCCATGTCACCAGGTGAGAAAGCAGACATAAAAGTTGGCGATGTGATCCTTAAAATTAATGGAGAGCCAATTAAAGAAATGGCTGATGTAAAACCATATGTTGAAAAAGCTGGTGAAAATCATGATCCGTTGAATGTCACAATAAAAAGAGGGAAAGAAACAATAGAAACGACGCTTGATCCGGTAAAAGATGAAAAAGCAAATGAATATCGAATTGGCCTGTATATTAGGGATTCAGCTGCCGGTATAGGGACAATGACGTTTTATGAACCTAAATCAAAAAAATATGGTGCATTAGGACATGTCATATCTGATATGGATACGCAAAAACCAGTGGAAATTCATAATGGATCGATCGTTGGTTCTAATGTGACCTCGATTGAAAAAGGTAATAACGGTACTCCGGGTGAAAAACAAGCTGAGTTTTCTGCTAAAGATGACAAGTTAGGTTCAATCACGAAAAATAGCCCATTTGGTATTTTTGGGAAATTAAATGAACCGATTACGAATGATGAATATGATAAACCAATGCCAATTGCTTTATCCCATCAGGTGAAAGAAGGACCAGCCAAAATTTTGACGGTTATTGATGGTGAGGAAGTGGAGGAATTTGACGTTGAAATCGTGAGTAGTGTTCCACAAAAGTACCCAGCGACAAAAGGGATGATTATCCAAATTACGGATAAAGAATTGTTAGAAAAGACCGGTGGAATTGTCCAGGGTATGAGTGGAAGTCCAATTATTCAAGATGGTAAAGTGGTCGGAGCAGTAACACATGTGTTTGTCAATGATCCAACATCCGGTTATGGAGTCCATATTGAATGGATGTTACAAGAGGCCGGAATTAATATTTACAAATCAAAAGAAGAAAAGGCAAGCTAG
- the spo0A gene encoding sporulation transcription factor Spo0A has translation MEKISVCLVDDNRELIQLMEEYFDNQPDIEIIGTAFDGRDCLELLEDIDPDVLILDIIMPHVDGLAVLNSLKGMERSKDPHVIMLTAFGQEEVMKKAVDLGASYFILKPFDLDNLADQIRQVQGNMIAHTKTKKVNKKERKKKDLEASITNIIHEIGVPAHIKGYMYLREAITMVYNDIELLGSITKVLYPDIAKKYNTTASRVERAIRHAIEVAWSRGNIDSISALFGYTVSISKAKPTNSEFIAMVADRLRLEHKAS, from the coding sequence GTGGAAAAAATATCAGTTTGTTTAGTTGACGACAACAGAGAACTTATTCAATTAATGGAAGAGTATTTCGATAACCAGCCGGATATTGAAATAATTGGTACGGCTTTTGATGGCCGAGATTGTTTGGAGTTACTGGAGGACATCGATCCGGATGTTTTGATATTAGACATCATTATGCCACATGTAGATGGGCTTGCGGTACTTAATTCACTAAAAGGTATGGAAAGAAGTAAAGATCCACATGTCATTATGCTGACAGCGTTCGGTCAAGAAGAAGTTATGAAAAAAGCAGTGGATTTAGGTGCTTCTTATTTCATCTTAAAACCATTCGATCTAGACAACTTAGCTGATCAAATTCGTCAAGTACAGGGAAATATGATTGCACATACGAAAACGAAAAAAGTAAACAAAAAAGAGCGGAAGAAAAAAGATTTGGAGGCAAGCATTACAAACATAATTCATGAGATAGGGGTTCCAGCACATATTAAAGGGTATATGTACTTACGAGAGGCGATTACAATGGTTTATAATGATATAGAGCTGTTAGGATCAATTACCAAAGTATTGTACCCAGATATTGCTAAAAAATATAACACGACAGCCTCTAGGGTGGAGCGAGCAATTCGTCATGCCATTGAAGTAGCTTGGAGCCGTGGTAATATTGATTCAATTTCAGCCTTATTCGGTTACACGGTGAGTATTTCCAAAGCCAAACCTACGAACTCTGAATTTATCGCAATGGTTGCTGACCGCTTACGGTTGGAACATAAGGCAAGTTAA
- a CDS encoding aspartate kinase → MKVAKFGGSSVASAEQIEKVATVIRNDPDRKFIVVSAPGKRDKDDFKITDMLIEIASRHEKNQPFDELVPIIMQRFSEMVNKLKLSTTIVEEMEQTIRETLKSNVPSTLKMDTIKSLGEVFSAKVLSNYLASLDLEATFLDPKEAGIMVSDEPGNAQVLPESFSKLYTLRENDGVFVIPGFFGYTENEKLVTFSRGGSDITGSIVAAGVKASLYENFTDVDSVYAVNPAIVHQPKQISTITYKEMRELSYAGFSVFHDEALIPAFKEKIPVCIKNTNNPDAPGTMVVAEKKPNEQCVVGIAGDAGFCSLYVSKYLMNRELGFGRKLLQLFEDEHISFEHAPSGIDDMSVVIRQSELTQEKEKVILRRLQDELHVDTIKIHRNLAMVMVVGEGMISTIGVAQKATKAITDANVNMVMINQGSSEVSMMFGIQEEDLTRAVQSLYSAFFQEEKTTVLI, encoded by the coding sequence ATGAAAGTAGCAAAATTCGGTGGGAGTTCGGTTGCTAGTGCTGAACAAATCGAAAAAGTAGCAACGGTCATCCGTAATGATCCGGACAGAAAATTTATCGTGGTATCTGCTCCAGGGAAACGCGATAAAGATGATTTTAAGATAACCGACATGTTAATTGAAATAGCAAGCCGCCATGAAAAAAACCAACCCTTTGACGAACTGGTGCCAATTATCATGCAACGTTTTTCAGAAATGGTTAATAAACTGAAGCTTTCAACAACAATTGTAGAAGAGATGGAACAAACGATCCGCGAGACATTGAAAAGCAATGTACCATCTACTCTTAAAATGGATACGATTAAATCATTAGGGGAAGTTTTTTCAGCAAAAGTGTTAAGTAACTATTTAGCATCATTAGATCTTGAAGCCACTTTTCTCGATCCAAAAGAAGCGGGAATTATGGTAAGTGATGAGCCTGGAAATGCACAAGTATTGCCAGAGAGCTTTTCAAAACTTTATACATTGCGAGAAAACGATGGAGTTTTCGTCATTCCGGGATTCTTCGGTTATACAGAAAACGAGAAGTTAGTAACCTTTTCTAGAGGCGGATCCGACATTACTGGGTCCATTGTAGCCGCCGGTGTGAAAGCATCCCTGTATGAAAATTTCACAGATGTTGACTCTGTATATGCCGTTAATCCAGCAATTGTCCACCAACCTAAACAAATTTCAACAATCACCTATAAAGAAATGCGGGAATTATCCTATGCTGGATTTTCTGTTTTTCACGATGAAGCATTAATTCCCGCTTTTAAAGAAAAAATACCAGTATGTATCAAAAACACAAACAACCCTGACGCACCCGGAACAATGGTTGTTGCAGAAAAGAAGCCTAATGAACAATGTGTCGTCGGAATAGCAGGTGATGCTGGATTTTGCAGCTTATACGTCAGCAAATACCTTATGAACCGGGAATTAGGATTTGGGCGGAAATTATTGCAACTATTTGAAGATGAACATATTTCGTTTGAGCACGCACCTTCTGGTATTGACGATATGTCTGTCGTTATTCGCCAAAGTGAACTAACCCAAGAAAAAGAAAAAGTTATCCTAAGACGATTGCAAGACGAACTACATGTCGATACGATTAAAATACACCGTAATCTGGCCATGGTCATGGTTGTTGGTGAAGGAATGATAAGTACAATTGGAGTTGCCCAAAAAGCTACAAAAGCCATTACCGATGCAAATGTTAATATGGTTATGATCAACCAAGGATCATCAGAGGTTTCCATGATGTTCGGTATTCAAGAAGAGGACTTAACCCGTGCCGTTCAATCATTGTATTCTGCATTTTTTCAAGAAGAAAAAACAACAGTGTTAATTTAA
- a CDS encoding DUF2627 domain-containing protein, protein MIRIIAVMILVIPGLIAAYGIKLMRDSLFNELNFIFLHTGLQFFIGFIFFVGGLAFIGGFIVHRDRKRQAPKKSKKK, encoded by the coding sequence ATGATTCGTATTATTGCCGTCATGATTTTAGTCATTCCCGGACTAATCGCAGCATATGGCATAAAACTTATGCGGGATTCATTATTTAATGAACTTAATTTTATTTTTCTTCACACAGGCCTGCAATTTTTTATTGGCTTTATCTTTTTTGTTGGTGGATTAGCTTTTATTGGTGGATTTATTGTCCACCGCGATCGAAAGCGTCAAGCACCGAAAAAAAGTAAAAAAAAATAA